The stretch of DNA ttttcagtttcaaccaatttaattagtttaggactttactaaaaatccattgaaaaatatggttactaAAAATCAGAGGTTACTTAAAGTCCTGAACAAATTAAACCGgttgaaaccaaaaaaaaaataacaaaagaaaaatatgaaaagacaaaaatgaccttactaaaaatagaaaaagtcatgagaaggactaaaaatgtctaaaaaataatagtctggcatattaaatggaaaaaacaatagtctgagactaaatttggaattaccACCAAAGACAAGGAACCTTTGACGGAATTAACTCTTCTTTAAAAGTCcattggtattcaaaaagtaaccaacttttaaaaattctttCACAATAATGTAAATTCTTCCCCTAAATTCTACAAATTATTTTTGATATTCAATTCATAGTTTAAAAGAAAAGTCTTTAAATTTCAAATGATATTTATATCAAACATTtattggtattcaaaaagtgaccaacttttataaatataattctttCAATATGATCAAATTATGTAAACTCTTCCCCTAAATtctaaacattattttttcattttcatttgagtCTTCCATACATAGGATAGTGATAGGGAAAGCCCTTTTCTACACAACTTAGTAGTctttttagggtgtgtttaatttgcacatgaaaattggaatcgaaatgagaatcaaatacttggtaatagtatgagtttttgtaaaaatattttgcatgtttgatagtagggtgaaattggaatgattatcaatattgatgtttagtTATGTATGACCATATAATggaaataaaggttttaaatatatacacacacatacacatacatacattatttattgtaaaaatagagtataaattttaacaaaattgtttacattattgataaacaaaatataatttttttctcttttcttttaatctctataatttttaaataagatgATTAAAATTTACTACTCTAAAGAATTGtgaaaaataatttgatttaaaagttttaattatttatatttatcaatattttaatattaagcatgaattttattgtatatataataaaatggtAGTGTACGTAATAAGAAGGGCCGAATTATAATAAGCATTAACAGATGATGTTACCTGGTATTCTTGGTAAAGCCGGATGGCCCACATGACTTAGGAAAATCTGCATTAGAATTTCCCATCCGCTACCTATGTGTACAAAAACTTTTATTAGAATTCATGCATTTATGAGTATGACataattaaggaaaaaggatgaaATTGGTCCTAAGCTTAAGTCAGTCGAATAGTGTAAAAATAAAGTCtatttaaatttcttaaattggtaaaattgttcaataaaatccaattaatttgtttaataggTACACTCTTCGTAAGTTTGACACATGTCCTTTTTCTTAagtcttattttaaaaaattaaatttatttattagaaattaaaaattaaagccACCGGCTATTCGatgataaatatgtaaatttaaaaaatttgtagtaaatattatttaattactatatacttacaattaacatattatatagtTATAGTATCAACATGTTTCttattaagcaaaaaaaaataaaaaatagtgtcACTAATagcaaaatttatataaattatgaaattgtatcATTTTAGATTGTTAAGGTAGACCCTAATTTAGGATATAATAAATGGCTTGAATTAGTCCTAACAGATCATAGTTTATGATTGGGTGTATGCGAACCGATCTATATGCCATCTATACTCTATAGTGACTATGTAACTATGTAAGATGTACACATGTAGAATTTATACCTGATGGTGATAATATTGCGGCGTGAAGAGCATTTCGACCAAGTGGTCCAACATAAGTAAGATTTTGGCATGTCTCCAGTATCTCcttcaaacaataaaaaaaatgtgattcTGCAGCCAAGTAAATGGGCGTCTCACCCACATCATTATTGCAATTAGTAGGATACGGAAATCCATTGCCCTCTTGAATCAATAACTTGACCACGCCCGAATGCCCCATTCGCGCTGCCTTGTGCAAAGCCATGTCCTTCACATCATCCGTCATCTGTATCATCTCTTTCACTCCAACACCAGATTCAAGCTCCTCATCGTTGACGGCTTTAATGAGGGCAGAAACTATGTCAGCGTGGCCTTTCTCCGCTGCACAATGTAGCACAGTTTCATTTTTGTTGTTCCGAGCATATAACATAGACGACGACGAGGCAGCAGCATGAGTCTTTTGTTCTCGTAGGATTTTCTCCACAAAATGCTTGTTGCCCTGGAGCACGGCAACGTGCAACACAGTATTTCCATTTGGCATAACTTGACAGTCCTCAGCTCCTTCCGTCCTCATCTGTCGGAGGGCCGCATGATAATCTTCAAGTGTACCTGCCGCTGCCGCTCTGTACAAAGCCGGCTTCATATGGGGAATAATGCCCATAGCTGCACCTGGTTCCATTTCACCACTACTGTAGTAGCaaactaactatatatatatatgtgtgtgtatcaaattaaattaagatgCTTGAGGTTGTAAGAATATAATGTGTGTGTCGCCCATAGAAATAATAATGTCCAATGTGCAGGCAGTTGTAATGGAAGTgctaattcaattattatattcgAGTAGAGGCTGGGAGGAAAGTGCTTGGTATTTTCAAGATTGTGGTTATTACCAACTTGTAATGAAAGTtctaattcaattattatatttagagGTTAAGTCATGAATGGTGTCCTGTTTCACTAGACTACACAACCAAGTCAATTTTAGTCTTTTCCTGTGATATTACCTTTCCGCTGTCTTGCACCCTTGCACTTGCATTCAGTCCAATATGGTGTACTCCGTAACTCTTGACCATTGATGTTTAGACTTCTTTTAGAGCATCGAACAATTAAAGATATTGATGGGTGAGGAGTAGAAGTCAAATATTCGGAAGGGGAAGGCAGCCAACGTTGGCCAACTTAAGTCCATGGATTTGGACCCAGCGGAGACCGACCAAGAGTAGGAGTCAGTTGGTGGAGAGTGTCAATTGATTGGAGGTCGATTGGCACTCATTGGTGAATGAGTGGAAGAGATTCCATGAAGAGGAGAAAGGGAAGAAGAAAGGGGTCGGGTCAGAGTATCGACCTCCGATCTCTGTCGATTGATACTCATTGGGTGAATGAGTGGAAGAGATTACATAAATAGGAGAAATTAGAGAGGGAAGACTCTTCGGGGAAACCAAGTAATAAGAAAGTGTTGGAAAATAGCATAAAAATGGcaatttaagtggctattttgtggtacaaatatatgtggggtccactttcgatttgagttgggtcaaagtggattcgggttcttcgtagttagacaaagagattgatatattatacgcacaaaacggataatgagtgaatgagaaattggttctcaaagttgactcatttgagttggaaaatggtGGGAAAAGCTTTAGAATGAggttttgtcccacattggtttgggaagtgggtttgcaccactatttatacaagagcctttcttaGGCTTAGTGAATCGTATAGCATAAAGGTTCTCTCTTGCGACGACTCAAGCAATTAGGATTCGTTCTGGTTCACCTCGGTGTAACTCCTCGTCTCAGGTAGTAGTCTACCGTTACAAGCATGGTTTTATGATCAGATGAAGTGcgttaattccaatttttattatttgaatcaaTTCTTAGGTAGTGGTCTACCGTTACAAGAGTGGTCTACCGTTACAAGAGTTACAAGCATGGTTTTATGATCAGATTAAATGCCTTGATTAAATGCTATTAATTCCAGCAACTCCTATATAAGATCATGGTAGAAGCAACGGATTTACATACACAACGAAATATACATTTCTCTCGCGAAAATCTGCTTCTACTTCCTTCTTTGCATACTGTGTTCAGATCTTTGTTCTTGTTCGCTGGGTTTCGAAGTTAGAGTGCTCAAACTAGAAATCGAAGCTTgttttatcttgggaaacctaggctacaacgctcctagcaccttaggaggtagcaaataaggttttaaggacagtgtaGTGAGTACACGACTCAAGCTTACCCTTATCCAGAAATtccttttgtttcttttgtgcttgttattttctggaaatattgttttcgtaatattatttcctaacaGGAAGAAGAATACAAGGCCAAGGAAACTGATTAGAAGGAGTCTGACTCAGAGTCATGGTAGAGGGTTGATATGAGAATTTGAGAAGATTGACCGTGCAATCAGAAAGGGAGCAAATCCGGAGCTCGTCCCTGGCAAGCCGAGTGAGAAGGTCTGGCCGACTAGGTAGTCGAAATAGTGAGGCGCCTGGACGATGCAGATTAGGAAATTTCCTAAGACAAGGGAGACCGGACACGAATTTTATAAGTGCTATAAGGAAAGTAGATCAAAAGGCTTTAGGAAGTTGAATTAATGTAATAAGGCAAGAAATCGTGTACATTTATGATAGTTTAGAGTTGCCATGCAAAGATTAGACCCCTCCTTGTATAAACAGGGGTATTGGACCTTGAAAAATGGTAAGCAATTCTTAATAAAAGGAGAGCCGAGTTTCAATCTCTAAAAACTTTACTATTTTTTAGTGATGTTGACCTGCCGTTCGACCACCGTAGTTGATAAAACCAACAGATAtcaatttgatatttatgttaCTTTTGCATAATCATTTCTCTTCTAAATGTATCCTTCATTACTATTGGTGCAAGGTGAGTAAATTAAACTTTGAGTTGGTAAAAACTGTTGTGTCACTTGAGAATGAAAACTCTCTGTATTTGGAAGTTACTGTTGAAGCACATCAAACAGAATTAGTGGTCAAGCACTCAAGTAGCTTTGATTAAAATTCTTCAGCCTAGTGGTAATAATAATCAACACTAAAGCAAGGTTAAGTCCTTCATCCATTTGATTATGGTGATGCACTCATGCACTGATGCGGTATGTGCTGTGAGATTTGTCTGCAATTTAAGGTATGTGCTGCAGTCACCACAATCAGAAGCCAGTACTATATTGATTAAATTTTCCAAACGGATTCAAAGCTTTatcaattataatttcttttaaggAAAATAATGGATACATAAAAATTTAAGGAAAGATGACAGTCCTATGGCTTTGAAAGTTGGCCATGCATCCACCTCCGAATCATTTCCAGCGATGCTTCGGGCTGATCCATTGGAACCATGTGCCCAGCATCATGAACCTTAAGGAAAGTGAGAGGTCCATAGCTCTTTTGTATCCCTTTCTCCTGTCCATCCACTGAAAATGTCACGTTTGGAGCTGCACCAAAGCCCCCCTGCCCAGACCACTGCATAGCTTGAACCCATCTCGAGTTCCCTGTTTCATATCAAAGTGGACTTTAGGTTGACTTATCACTGTATATATGTATGGAATTCATTTCAAAAGCCAGAGTTCTGCACTTGGCTCTTTACCAGCCTCTGCCCAATAATCTCAGTGCTGAACTTGGCCCTTACTGGCCTTTGTCCAACAGAGttgttgttatgatgatgaGAAAAAGTAACTTACCAAGCCAGTTGCAGATAAGATCATATTCGCCCGCGTAAACCAGCAGATTGATACCATCCTCTAGCATAGATGGAATGCCCACTGCAAGATTCTTGAACCAGTCCGATGACATATAGTCGTACACTTCAGAGCTGCACGAAACCCAATCAATGCCGCCTACCCCGAGAGCATCCTTCACTGATTGTGTGTTGAGGAAAGTCTCTACATTTGAGAAGTTATAGCAGAGTGATCCCCCATCACATTTCCTCCGGATATCATAGTACTGTAGCAATTAAATCACAAAAAGCAACCTTCTTTAGTGAATGGCATTTGGCAAAATATACCTCAAGAAAAGAGAGTAAAGCACATTCTGTACATTTATGTTCCCTGCTATCCCCAATATCTGGTTGAAGATGACTTGGCAGCGGTTATTAGCCTCGCCGCAAGCATGTCCACCAACACTGTTACATTGCCTGGCAGCCTCTTGACAATCCGGGACAAGTTGCATCAAGTCATCACGGTCAGATTTTGAGATTAATTTGTTGTCCAAAGCAAAGTCTGGGTATGCTGGATACTGTAATTCTGGATTAGTGAGTCCATTGCCTATCGCTAATCCCTGTTGCAAAAACAGTTGAATGGCATCATGTTCCAAACCCAGATTCCAACAGAAAATCAGAGGTTGTCAATCTTGTCATTGTCATACCTTAAGATTTATGGGAattccttctttcttcttgtttCCTTGGTTGACCCGTGAGCCCAATGCAGGAATATAATGCCCAGCATAGGATTCTCCAGTTATAAAGAAGTCATTATTTGCATATTCTGGGTGAGCCTTGAAGAACTCCTGTATTTAATTGTAACAAATGACAGTTTAACTTCTCCATCataattaattatggatataGCAAAgggaaaagtaaaatttatatatatatagttgaagaCCTGTAAGAAGGCATAAAGATCATTGCTGACACCATTTTCATTAGTGCGGAGGTCTTGTTCACTGGAACTATAGCTGAACCCCGTTCCAGTGGGTTGATCCACGTATATAAGGTTAGAAGCCTGTCATTTGAATACCAATTCATCACAATCAACAGTGCCATAATATTTAAGATGAAAACATCCTTAAAAGATGATTACCTTGTCCCAACCATAATCATTCCAAATGAGGGATTGGTTGTCAGCAATATAAAAAGGACCATTCTCATAAAACAAAGCCAATGAACTGCTGCACCCTGGGCCTCCAGTCAACCATATAACAACCGGGTCACTCTTGTTGCTTCTTGAttcaaagaagaaataaaacatCCTGCGCCAAACCAAAAACATCTTTTGAGCatctataatatataaactaacTTAGTTcagacttttagttgaaatgaaacacataatttaatttaatatcagAACTAATTTGAGTTCAAATCTCCTCTGTCAcggataaaaaaaatactatagtCCACATGTTGCTTTGAGCTCATAAAAAAGTAATCAACCAAAAACTCGAAAAATCAACCTTGCATCTACTGTGTCTAGAAGCCTGTAGTAGCCAGCATGATGACCCAAATCCTCAACAGTCGCCCCAGAATCACCAAGAAGATTCAACTTGAACTTCTTCTCCACCAATCTCGGCGAATCCGCTCCCGCCGGCGAGTGGCCGGCGGGACCCCTGTTGAGATCATGCTTTGGGAACAAATTGAGTTGCCTGATCATCTTCTCCGCCCGC from Ipomoea triloba cultivar NCNSP0323 chromosome 7, ASM357664v1 encodes:
- the LOC116025980 gene encoding serine carboxypeptidase-like; amino-acid sequence: MATTLYSMWVFVLVVLVLVWSPGQANGAAENSMAKQRAEKMIRQLNLFPKHDLNRGPAGHSPAGADSPRLVEKKFKLNLLGDSGATVEDLGHHAGYYRLLDTVDARMFYFFFESRSNKSDPVVIWLTGGPGCSSSLALFYENGPFYIADNQSLIWNDYGWDKASNLIYVDQPTGTGFSYSSSEQDLRTNENGVSNDLYAFLQEFFKAHPEYANNDFFITGESYAGHYIPALGSRVNQGNKKKEGIPINLKGLAIGNGLTNPELQYPAYPDFALDNKLISKSDRDDLMQLVPDCQEAARQCNSVGGHACGEANNRCQVIFNQILGIAGNINYYDIRRKCDGGSLCYNFSNVETFLNTQSVKDALGVGGIDWVSCSSEVYDYMSSDWFKNLAVGIPSMLEDGINLLVYAGEYDLICNWLGNSRWVQAMQWSGQGGFGAAPNVTFSVDGQEKGIQKSYGPLTFLKVHDAGHMVPMDQPEASLEMIRRWMHGQLSKP